Proteins from one Hyperolius riggenbachi isolate aHypRig1 chromosome 4, aHypRig1.pri, whole genome shotgun sequence genomic window:
- the MSGN1 gene encoding mesogenin-1 translates to METIHQPVIKMEEEYVLCSDSDPESAYLPTSWDWKTNSENYSPSPQSLSPSASYESPHSGCSHPSSLEDLPYGEEMVTYRLLQYPDGDYKTELERGKGGLGKHGQHSLKAAMSAQRRRKASEREKMRMRAIAEALHNLRRNLPPMYSQGRQPLTKIQTLKCTISYIEELTNILNNTKGK, encoded by the coding sequence ATGGAGACTATTCATCAGCCTGTTATAAAGATGGAAGAAGAGTATGTGCTGTGCTCAGACTCTGACCCTGAATCTGCTTACCTGCCCACCTCCTGGGACTGGAAAACCAATTCAGAGaactactctccatctcctcagaGCTTGTCTCCATCTGCCTCCTATGAGTCCCCTCACTCCGGCTGCTCCCATCCATCTAGCCTGGAGGATCTACCTTATGGAGAGGAGATGGTGACCTACAGGTTGCTGCAGTATCCCGATGGTGACTACAAGACTGAGCTGGAGAGGGGCAAAGGAGGGCTTGGCAAGCATGGCCAGCACAGTCTAAAGGCTGCCATGAGTGCTCAGCGAAGGAGAAAGGCCAGCGAGAGGGAAAAGATGAGGATGAGGGCCATAGCTGAAGCCCTCCACAACCTGCGCCGGAATCTGCCACCCATGTACAGTCAGGGTAGGCAACCTCTCACCAAGATCCAGACGCTAAAATGTACAATTTCCTACATCGAGGAGCTGACCAACATTCTCAACAACACCAAGGGGAAATAG